In Cololabis saira isolate AMF1-May2022 chromosome 10, fColSai1.1, whole genome shotgun sequence, a single window of DNA contains:
- the LOC133452076 gene encoding tripartite motif-containing protein 16-like — protein MAQKGDQLDQETFSCSICLEILKDPVTIPCGHSYCMNCIKSYWDEGEKKLPSCPQCRRTFTQKPELVKNTMLAALVEQLKKTGLQAAPADHCYAGPEDVACDFCSGRKLKAVKSCLVCLASYCQKHLQPHHDVAVLKKHKLVDPSKNLQDNICPRHGEVMKMFCRTDQKCICYLCPVDEHKGHDTVSAAAERTERQREMEVSRQQIQQEIQDRDKDVKLLQQEKRSSEVKQQIRSQQETEVRRVRELEEKLQQEISDLKRRDAEMKQLSDTEDHNQFLHSYPSLSPLSESTHSSSISIRPLRYFQDVTAAVSEVRGRLQDILRDTWKNVSLTITDVDVLLPQPEPKSRAGFLKYSCEITLDPNTVHTLLLLSEENRKVTFMNQHQSYSSHPDRFSEYSNVLSRESLTGRHYWEVEKKAGVVGAAVSYKNINRSGKESRFGYNDKSWSLYCDSDRYGFWYNNIGTSISSPQSSRIGVYLDHRAGVLSFYSVSGTMTLLHRVQTSFTQPLHAGVSVGITDGNSAEFCKLK, from the exons ATGGCGCAGAAAGGAGAtcagctggaccaggaaaccTTTTCTTGTTCGATCTGTTTGGAGATTTTAAAGGATCCGGTGActattccctgtggacacagttaCTGTATGAACTGTATTAAATCCTACTGggatgaaggagagaagaaactcCCCAGCTGTCCTCAGTGTAGACGAACTTTCACTCAGAAACCTGAGCTGGTGAAAAACACCATGTTAGCAGCTTTAGTGGAGCAGCTGAAGAAGACAGGACtccaagctgctcctgctgatcactgctatgctggacctgaAGATGTGGCCTGTGATTTCTGCTCTGGAAGAAAATTGAAAGCCGTCAAGTCCTGTTTGGTATGTCTGGCCTCTTACTGCCAGAAACACCTTCAACCTCATCATGATGTGGCTGTATTAAAGAAACACAAGCTGGTGGATCCCtccaagaacctgcaggacaacatctgcccccgtcacggtgaggtgatgaagatgttctgtcgtactgatcagaagtgtatctgttatctctgccctgtggatgaacataaaggccacgacacagtctcagctgcagcagaaaggacggagaggcagagagagatggaggtgagtcgacaacaaatccagcaggagatccaggacagagataaagatgtgaagctgcttcagcaggag AAAAGAAGCTCTGaggtgaagcagcagatcagatcccagcaggaaactgaagtgaggagagtcagagagctggaggagaagctgcagcaggagatcagtgacctgaagaggagagacgctgagatgaagcagctctcagacaccgaggaccacaaccagtttctccacagctacccctcactgtcaccactcagtgagtccacacactcctccagcatcagcatccgtcctctcaggtactttcaggatgtgacagcagctgtgtcagaggtcagaggtcgactacaggacatcctgagagacacGTGGAAAAACGTCTCACTGACCATCACTGATGTGGATGTTTTACTGCCACAACCAGAACCAaagagcagagctggattcttgaaatattcatgtgaaatcactctggatccaaacacagtacacacactactgttactgtcagaggagaacagaaaggtgactTTTATGAACCAACATCAGTCTTATTCTAgtcatccagacagattcagtGAATATTCTAACGTACTgagtagagagagtctgactggacgtcattactgggaggtggagaagaaagcaggtgtagttggtgcagcagtttcatacaagaatatcaaCAGATCAGGGAAGGAAAGTAGATTTGGATATAATGACAAATCTTGGTCACTATATTGTGACTCAGACAGATATGGATTTTGGTACAATAACATCGGAACCTCCATCTCAAGTCCTCAGAGCTCCAGAATAGGAGTTTAcctggatcacagagcaggtgttctgtccttctacagcgtctctggaaccatgaccctcctccacagagtccagacctccttCACTCAGCCGCTACACGCTGGAGTCTCGGTTGGTATCACTGATGGAAACTCAgctgagttctgtaaactcAAATAG
- the LOC133452256 gene encoding deoxyribodipyrimidine photo-lyase-like — protein sequence MDINVARLISSGRSFQSDGALIAKARSPLVFRDPPEDLRLHLGSYGTKQSLMYSGASPIRALNLSAQRVALQVRRYGKASESVPPFIEELVVRRELTDNFCFYNEKYDSVEGAYAWAQKTLQDHAGDKREYLYTREQLEKAQTHDKLWNGAQYQMVTEGKMHGFLRMYWAKKILEWTRSPEEALSIALYLNDRYELDGQDPNGFVGCMWSICGIHDQGWAERPVFGKIRFMNYKGCLRKFKVAEFERKYCPKKL from the exons atggaCATAAATGTGGCTCGCCTgatctcctccggcaggtcATTCCAGAGCGACGGGGCCCTGATAGCAAAGGCCCGGTCGCCCTTAGTTTTTAGGGACCCGCCGGAGGATCTCAGGCTACACCTTGGCTCGTATGGGACTAAGCAGTCTTTGATGTACTCAGGGGCCAGTCCCATCCGGGCCTTAAAC CTGTCGGCCCAGCGTGTGGCGCTGCAAGTCCGGCGGTACGGGAAGGCCAGTGAGTCCGTCCCCCCCTTCATCGAGGAGCTGGTGGTGCGCAGAGAGCTGACGGACAACTTCTGCTTCTACAACGAGAAGTACGACAGCGTGGAAG GGGCGTACGCGTGGGCTCAGAAGACGCTGCAGGATCATGCCGGAGACAAGAGGGAGTATCTGTACACGCGGGAGCAGCTGGAGAAGGCCCAGACGCATGACAAGCTGTGGAACGGTGCTCAG TATCAAATGGTGACGGAGGGGAAGATGCACGGCTTCTTGAGGATGTACTGGGCCAAGAAGATTCTGGAGTGGACCCGCTCGCCAGAGGAGGCTCTCTCCATCGCTCTGTACCTGAACGACCGCTACGAGCTGGACGGCCAGGACCCCAACGGCTTCGTGG GGTGCATGTGGTCCATCTGCGGCATCCACGACCAGGGCTGGGCAGAGAGGCCCGTTTTCGGGAAAATCCGCTTCATGAACTACAAAGGCTGCCTTCGGAAGTTTAAGGTGGCCGAGTTTGAGAGGAAGTACTGTCCTAAGAAGCTGTGA
- the LOC133453044 gene encoding tripartite motif-containing protein 16-like: MAQKGVQLDQETFSCSICLEILKDPVTIPCGHSYCMKCIKNYWDEGEKKLPSCPQCRQTFIPKPVLVKNTMLAALVEQLKKTGLQAAPADHCYAGPEDVACDFCSGRKLKAVKSCLVCLASYCQKHLQPHHDVAVLKKHKLVDPSKNLQDNICPRHDEVMKMFCRTDQKCICYLCSVDEHKGHDTVSAAAERTERQREMEVSRQQIQQEIQDREKDVKLLQQEVEAVNQSADKTVEDSEEIFTELISLLQKRSSDVKQQIRSQQETEVRRVRELEEKLQQEITDLKRRDAEMKQLSDTEDHNQFLHNYPSLPPLSESTHSSSISIRPLTHSSSISIRPLRYFQDVTAAVSEVRGRLQDILRDTWTNISLTITEVDVLLSQPEPEPTSRAGFLKYSCEITLDPNTVNSYLLLSEENRKVTIMNQRQSYSSHPDRFTEYVQVLSRESLTGRHYWEVEKKADLVLAAVSYKNISRSGNGSGFGYNDKSWSLVCSSDRYGFRYNNIHTSISGPPSSRIGVYLDHRAGVLSFYSVSGTMTLLHRVQTSFTQPLHAGVWVGLTDGDSAEFCKLK; the protein is encoded by the coding sequence ATGGCGCAGAAAGGAGTtcagctggaccaggaaaccTTTTCTTGTTCGATCTGTTTGGAGATTTTAAAAGATCCGGTGActattccctgtggacacagttaCTGTATGAAGTGTATTAAAAACTACTGggatgaaggagagaagaaactcCCCAGCTGTCCTCAGTGTAGACAGACATTTATACCGAAGCCTGTGCTGGTGAAAAACACCATGTTAGCAGCTTTAGTGGAGCAGCTGAAGAAGACGGGACtccaagctgctcctgctgatcactgctatgctggacctgaAGATGTGGCCTGTGATTTCTGCTCTGGAAGAAAACTGAAAGCCGTCAAGTCCTGTTTGGTATGTCTGGCCTCTTACTGCCAGAAACACCTTCAACCTCATCATGATGTGGCTGTATTAAAGAAACACAAGCTGGTGGATCCCtccaagaacctgcaggacaacatctgcccccgtcatgacgaggtgatgaagatgttctgtcgtactgatcagaagtgtatctgttatctctgctctgtggatgaacataaaggccacgacacagtctcagctgcagcagaaaggacggagaggcagagagagatggaggtgagtcgacaacaaatccagcaggagatccaggacagagagaaagatgtgaagctgcttcagcaggaggtggaggccgtcaatcagtctgctgataaaacagtggaggacagtgaggagatcttcactgagctgatctctctcctccagaaaagaagctctgatgtgaagcagcagatcagatcccagcaggaaactgaagtgaggagagtcagagagctggaggagaagctgcagcaggagatcactgacctgaagaggagagacgctgagatgaagcagctctcaGACACCGAGGACCACAACCAGTTTCTCCACAACTACCCCTCACTGCCACCACTCAGTGagtccacacactcctccagcatcagcatccgtcctctcacacactcctccagcatcagcatccgtcctctcagATACTTTCAGGATGTGACAGCAgctgtgtcagaggtcagaggtcgactacaggacatcctgagagacacgtggacaaacatctcactgaccatcactgaggtggatgttttactgtcacaaccagaaccagaaccaacgagcagagctggattcttgaaatattcatgtgaaatcactctggatccaaacacagtaaaCTCATATCTGTTActgtcagaggagaacagaaaggtgactATTATGAATCAACGTCAGTCTTATTCTAgtcatccagacagattcactGAATATGTTCAGGTCCTgagtagagagagtctgactggacgtcattactgggaggtggagaagaAAGCAGATCTAGTTCTTGcagcagtttcatacaagaatatcagcagatcagggAATGGAAGTGGATTTGGATATAATGACAAATCTTGGTCACTAGTTTGTTCCTCAGACAGATATGGATTTCGGTACAACAACATCCACACCTCCATCTCAGGTCCTCCTAGCTCAAGAATAGGAGTTTAcctggatcacagagcaggtgttctgtcattctacagcgtctctggaaccatgaccctcctccacagagtccagacctccttCACTCAGCCGCTACACGCTGGAGTTTGGGTTGGTTTAACTGATGGAGACTCAgctgagttctgtaaactcAAATAG
- the LOC133452257 gene encoding deoxyribodipyrimidine photo-lyase-like, which yields MRTDSGFNPFISDISQLSAQRVALQVRRYGKASESVPPFIEELVVRRELTDNFCFYNEKYDSVEGAYAWAQKTLQDHAGDKREYLYTREQLEKAQTHDKLWNGAQYQMVTEGKMHGFLRMYWAKKILEWTRSPEEALSIALYLNDRYELDGQDPNGFVGCMWSICGIHDQGWAERPVFGKIRFMNYKGCLRKFKVAEFERKYCPKKL from the exons ATGAGGACAGActctggatttaacccttttatatcagacatca GCCAGCTGTCGGCCCAGCGTGTGGCGCTGCAAGTCCGGCGGTACGGGAAGGCCAGTGAGTCCGTCCCCCCCTTCATCGAGGAGCTGGTGGTGCGCAGAGAGCTGACGGACAACTTCTGCTTCTACAACGAGAAGTACGACAGCGTGGAAG GGGCGTACGCGTGGGCTCAGAAGACGCTGCAGGATCATGCCGGAGACAAGAGGGAGTATCTGTACACGCGGGAGCAGCTGGAGAAGGCCCAGACGCATGACAAGCTGTGGAACGGTGCTCAG TATCAAATGGTGACGGAGGGGAAGATGCACGGCTTCTTGAGGATGTACTGGGCCAAGAAGATTCTGGAGTGGACCCGCTCGCCAGAGGAGGCTCTCTCCATCGCTCTGTACCTGAACGACCGCTACGAGCTGGACGGCCAGGACCCCAACGGCTTCGTGG GGTGCATGTGGTCCATCTGCGGCATCCACGACCAGGGCTGGGCAGAGAGGCCCGTTTTCGGGAAAATCCGCTTCATGAACTACAAAGGCTGCCTTCGGAAGTTTAAGGTGGCCGAGTTTGAGAGGAAGTACTGTCCTAAGAAGCTGTGA
- the LOC133452077 gene encoding tripartite motif-containing protein 16-like, which translates to MAQKGDQLDQETFSCSICLEILKDPVAIPCGHSYCMNCIKSYWDEGEKKLPSCPQCRRTFTQKPELVKNTMLAALVEQLKKTGLQGAPADHCYAGPEDVACDFCSGRKLKAVKSCLVCMASYCKNHLQPHHDVAPLKKHKLVDPSKNLQDNICPRHGEVMKMFCRTDQKCICYICPVDEHKGHDTVSAAAERTERQREMEVSRQQIQQEIQDREKYVKLLQQEVEAINQSADKTVEDSEEIFTELISLLQKRSSDMKQQIRSQQETEVRRVRELEEKLQQEISDLKRRDAEMKQLSDTEDHNQFLHNYPSLSPLSESTHSSSISIRPLTHSSSISIRPLTHSSSISIRPLRYFQDVTDAVSEVRGRLQDILRDTWTNISLAITDVDVLLSQPEPEPKSRAGFLKYSCEITLDPNTVHRQLLLSEENRKVTVMKKYQSYPSHPDRFTKWSQVLSRESLTGCHYWEVKKKGDGVSVAVSYKNISRSGDESGFGYNDKSWSLYCTSDRYGFWYNNIGTSISGPQSSRIGVYLDHRAGVVSFYSVSGTMTLLHRVQTSFTQPLHAGVYVDNTVGNSAEFCKLK; encoded by the coding sequence ATGGCGCAGAAAGGAGAtcagctggaccaggaaaccTTTTCTTGTTCGATCTGTTTGGAGATTTTAAAGGATCCGGTGGctattccctgtggacacagttaCTGTATGAACTGTATTAAATCCTACTGggatgaaggagagaagaaactcCCCAGCTGTCCTCAGTGTAGACGGACTTTCACTCAGAAACCTGAGCTGGTGAAAAACACCATGTTAGCAGCTTTAGTGGAGCAGCTGAAGAAGACGGGACTCCAAGGTGCTCCTGCTGatcactgctatgctggacctgaAGATGTGGCCTGTGATTTCTGCTCTGGGAGAAAACTGAAAGCTGTCAAGTCCTGTTTGGTATGTATGGCCTCTTACTGCAAGAATCACCTTCAACCTCATCATGATGTGGCTCCATTAAAGAAACACAAGCTGGTGGATCCCtccaagaacctgcaggacaacatctgcccccgtcacggtgaggtgatgaagatgttctgtCGTACTGATCAGAAGTGTATCTGTTATATCTGCCCTGTGGATGAACATAAAGGCCACGACACAgtctcagctgcagcagaaaggacggagaggcagagagagatggaggtgagtcgacaacaaatccagcaggagatccaggacagagagaaatatgtgaagctgcttcagcaggaggtggaggccatcaatcagtctgctgataaaacagtggaggacagtgaggagatcttcactgagctgatctctctcctccagaaaagaagctctgatatgaagcagcagatcagatcccagcaggaaactgaagtgaggagagtcagagagctggaggagaagctgcagcaggagatcagtgacctgaagaggagagacgctgagatgaagcagctctcagacaccgaggaccacaaccagtttctccacaactacccctcactgtcaccactcagtgagtccacacactcctccagcatcagcatccgtcctctcacacactcctccagcatcagcatccgtcctctcacacactcctccagcatcagcatccgtcctctcaggTACTTTCAGGATGTGACAGACGCTGtatcagaggtcagaggtcgactacaggacatcctgagagacacGTGGACAAACATCTCACTGGCCATCACTGatgtggatgttttactgtcacaaccagaaccagaaccaaagagcagagctggattcttgaaatattcatgtgaaatcactctggatccaaacacagtacacagacagctgttactgtcagaggagaacagaaaggtgacAGTTATGAAGAAATATCAGTCTTATCCTAgtcatccagacagattcactAAATGGTCTCAGGTCCTgagtagagagagtctgactggatgtcattactGGGAGGTGAAGAAGAAAGGAGATGGAGTTTCtgtagcagtttcatacaagaatatcagcagatcaggggATGAAAGTGGATTTGGATATAATGACAAATCTTGGTCACTATATTGTACCTCAGACAGATATGGATTTTGGTACAACAACATCGGAACCTCCATCTCAGGTCCTCAGAGCTCCAGAATAGGAGTTTAcctggatcacagagcaggtgttgtgtccttctacagcgtctctggaaccatgaccctcctccacagagtccagacctcatTCACTCAGCCGCTACACGCTGGAGTTTATGTTGATAACACTGTTGGAAACTCAgctgagttctgtaaactcAAATAG